From the Kitasatospora atroaurantiaca genome, the window GGCGGCCCTGCTGCTCCCCCAGGTGCTGGCGACCATAACTGCCGCCAGCAGCGGTGCTCAGCGCGCCCGCGCGCTCAGCATCTACGGCGCTGTCGGCGGGATCTCCGTGGTCATCGGCCAGGTGCTGGGCGGGATGCTGGTCTCCGCTGATCTGTTCGGCACGGGCTGGCGCGCGGTCTTCCTCCTCAACGTGCCGTTCGCACTGGTCACTGCGGTGCTGGCAGTCCGGTACGTGCCGGAGAGCCGCGCACCGCAAGCGGCCAGGGTCGACCTGCCGGGCACCGTACTCCTGACGGCGGCGCTGCTCGCGCTGTTCGTCCCGTTGATGGAGGGGCGCGCAGCAGGTTGGCCGCTCTGGTCCTGGCTGCTGCTCAGCGCCTTCCCCTTCCTTGCCGCCGCGTTCCTGCTCGTGGAGCGGCGCACGGAGCGGTCGGGCGGGACTCCGCTGGTGCCGCTCTCCCTTCTGCGCATCCCCGAGATGCGGCGCGGACTCGGTGTCGCGGTCCCCTACTTCACCGGCTTCGGCGGCTTCATGTTCGTGGTGGCCGTCATGCTGCAGCAGGGGCTGCAGCTGGGCCCGGTGGCCGCCGGCTGGGCACTGGTGCCGATGGCCGTCGGCTACTTCTTCGCCTCGCTCAGCGGTCCACGGCTGATCGGCCGGTTCGGCAGCAGGGTGATCACCGCCGGGGCCGTCGTGCAGGGGCTGGGCCTGGCCACCCTCATCACCACCGTGCTGACGGACTGGGCACACTTCTCCTCACTGCGCATGCTGCCGGGCGTGGCGCTGGCGGGCATCGGCCAGGGCCTGATCGGCACGCCGCTCTTCCGAGTGGTGCTGTCCAAGATTCCCCTGGACAGGGCGGGTGTCGGGAGCGGCGTCCTGGCGACCACTCAGCAGTCCAGCCTGGCGCTGGGCGTGGCCACGCTGGGAACGCTCTTCCTCGCACTCTCTCCCTCCCTGGGCATCGCCCACACCCTGGCTCTGGTGCTAGGGGTCCAGCTGACCGGATCGGTGGTCATCTTCTGCCTCAGCACCCGACTCCCCCGATCCGTCGGCTGAGCCAGGTCCAGTCGGTCAGCTCGGCCCGGCGAAAAGGCCGAGCCCCTTGTCAGCCCCGGATGTCAGGATGGCGGTATGACGACGACCCAGCCGCTCACTCCCGCCGACACCCGTACCCGCGAGGAGCTCAGTGCCCTGGTGGCGGCAGGTGCACAGCCCAAGTACCTGCTCTTCTGGGGCCACCGGCCGGAGCGTGACGGCCGGGTCGGTCCGGGGTCACTGAGCCAGTGGTGGCCGTCCGAGTTCACGATCGACGGAGTCACGTACTCCACGGCGGAGCACTGGATGATGGCGGGCAAGGCCCGGCTCTTCGGGGACGCGGAGGTGCTTCCCCGGATCCTGAAGGCCCGGACTCCGGCCGAGGCCAAGAAGCTGGGCCGACTGGTCCAGGGCTTCGACGAACAGCGCTGGTCCGCCGCGCGGTTCGAGCTGGTGGTCGAGGGCAATGTGGCCAAGTTCGGCCAGGACGAGGCCCTCCGCGAGTACCTCCTCGGCACCAGGCAGCGGGTGCTGGTGGAGGCCAGCCCAATGGACCGACTCTGGGGCATCGGGCTGGCGGCCGACAACGACCGGGCGACCAAGCCTCAGGAGTGGCGCGGCCTCAACCTGCTGGGATTCGCACTGATGGAGGCCCGGGCCCGGCTGGCAGGCTGATTGGTGCAGCACCGCTTGCGCGGTTCCTGACGCCCGTCCGACCCCCAACCGACCCCGACCGCCCGAGCAGCAGACCGAAAAAGGCCGGACTCACTCCCGTAACACGACTGCCGTATCACCCCGCCAGGATGGCCCGAGGTCATGACCGGAGGGGTGCGTATCAGGGACGCCCCCGGAGGCGGACAAGTCGGGACGGTGCGATGGCGGTGCAGGAGCTCAACCCACAAGCAGCAGACATCCAGGCGCTTCGGACGGAACTGGACGAGCTGCTACGCGCCCGTCAGTACGCGGCGCAGCGCGAGCGCCGGCTCAACGAGGAGCTCCGTACCGCGTCCGGCGGCCCGGAGGGCGTCCGTGGCTACGCGGCCGCGCAGCAGCGGCCGGACCCGGAGCTGCTGCGGCAGTTGGCCCAGGTGCAGACCCTGCGGGACGGATTGGGTGCCCGTTGTCTGGAGCTGAGCGAACGCCTCCTGGCCATGGAGGACCAGCAGCGGCAGTCGGCCGAACCTGAACCGCCGGCCGCGAAGCGGCCGACCGGTGCCCGGTTCGGCGGCGCATACCAGGAGAGCCCGGTCCCACAACCGACCGTTCCGACGGTCGCAGCGGCACCTATGACCGGAGCCCGGTTCGGCGGCGCCAAGCCTGCGGCGGCGAAACGAAAGCCGGAGTCACCAGCATCACCGCGCGATGCCCACCCCAGGCAGGTCCCTGACGTCCAAGCCGCAGCCCAATCCCCCACCACCCAACCCCCCACCACCCAACCCCCCGCCGCCCAGCCCCCTGCCCCGACCCCGCAGTTGCGCACCGCCGCCGAGCTCACCGCACTCTCGGCACGGATCACCTCCCTGCACCAGCACGGCTCAGCCAACGAGTCCGCCGCCGTGGCCGCCCAGGCCGCCGTGATGCTCGCGCCCGCCGATGTGGCCCGGCTGGTGGCGATGCTGCGCGCGGGCGGCCCGGCAGGCGCTGCGGCCTATGTCGCCCGTACGACCGCGCACGGCGCCGCCGCCCAGGCGGCCGGCACGCTGGCCGAGCTGCGCCGGACCGGGCTGACGGACGAGGCCGCCGAGCTGTTCCACGCGCTCTGGGGCTACCCGGCTTCCGCTCTGCCCGCCCTGCTCGGTGCGCTGGAGAGCACCGGCCTGGCGGCGGACGGTCTGACCCTGCTCTGGGAGTGGGGTTCGGCCCCACCTGCCGAACTGGCTGCCCTCGCCGCCCTGCTGCGCGACTCGGGCCGCCCCGAGGACGCCCGCAGCCTTCTGCACCAGGCAGCCGGCCGCCAGATCGGCGAACTCGCCGTGCTGGCCCTGGAGCTGGACCAGTCGCTGGCTCTCACCCTCATCAGTGAGGTGTCAAGGCTGCGCTCGGCCTCCGACCTGGCCCTGTTCGGCGGCGGCCTGGTCCACCGGCCCGCCCTCTACGAGATGCTGCTCGCCGCCGTGACCGCTCTGGACGAGAGCCGCCAGCGCAGCGCCCTTGCGGCGCTCCGTTCAGCAAGCCTGCCCACCGCACCGAGCCCACGCCCCCGAAGCCGCCGCTGAGCTCCCTCAGCCTCCGCCCTCGGCCTCAACCCTCAGCCTCCACCGCCGCAGACAGACGCAAAACGCAGCACCGGAGCACACACGTCGGCCCCCCACGGAATGTCTCCGTGAGGGGCCGGACGAGGCACACGTGGGCGAGGCACACGAGGGCGAGGCGTACGAGGGCGGGCGTCAGCAGCCGATCAGGCGCGCCGCGAGGTAGGACTTCACCTGGTCGAGGGAGACGCGCTCCTGCGCCATGGTGTCACGCTCACGGATGGTGACCGCGTTGTCCTCAAGGGTGTCGAAGTCGACCGTCACGCAGAACGGCGTACCGATCTCGTCCTGGCGGCGGTAGCGCTTGCCGATCGCGCCGGCGTCGTCGAACTCGACGTTCCAGGCCGTCCGCAGGTCCGCGGCCAGGCCGCGCGCCTTCGGCGAGAGGTCGGCGTTGCGCGACAGCGGCAGCACGGCCACCTTCACCGGCGCGAGGCGCGGGTCGAGCCGCATGCCGACGCGCTTCTCCATGACGCCCTTGGCGTTGGGCGCCTCGTCCTCGAAGTAGGCGTCGATCAGGAAGGCCAGCATGGCGCGGTTGAGACCCGCTGCCGGCTCGATGACGAACGGGAAGTACCGCTCGCCGGACTCCTGGTCGAAGTACTTGAGGTCCTGGCCGGAGTGCTCGCTGTGGACCGTGAGGTCGTAGTCGGTCCGGTTGGCGATGCCCTCCAGCTCGGAGAACTCGGTGCCGCCGAAGTTGAAGCGGTACTCGATGTCCACCGTGCGCTTGGCGTAGTGGGAGAGCTTCTCCTTCGGGTGCTCGAAGAAGCGCATGTTCTCCGTGCGCAGGCCGAGGCCGACGTACCAGTCCCAGCGCTGCTGCAGCCAGTACTCGTGCCAGGTCTCGTCGTCGCCCGGCTTGACGAAGAACTCCATCTCCATCTGCTCGAACTCGCGGGTCCGGAAGATGAAGTTGCCGGGGGTGATCTCGTTGCGGAAGCTCTTACCGACCTGGGCGATGCCGAACGGCGGCTTCTTGCGCGAAGTGGTCTGCACGGCCTTGAAGTTGGTGAAGATGCCCTGGGCCGTCTCGGGGCGCAGGTAGGCCAGGCCGCCCGCGTCCTCGGTGACGCCGAGGTGCGTCTTCAGCATGCCCGAGAACTCCTTGGGCTCCGTGAAGGCGCCCTTGTTGCCGCAGTTCGGGCAGTTGATGTCGGCGAGGCCGTTGGCCGGCAGCTTGCCGTGCTTGGCCTCGTACGCCTCCTCCAGGTGGTCCGCGCGGAACCGCTTGTGGCAGGAGAGACACTCGGTCAGCGGGTCGTTGAAGGTGGCGACGTGGCCGGAGGCCTCCCAGACCTCGCGGGCCAGGATCACCGACGAGTCGATCCCGACGACGTCCTCCCGAGCGGTGACCATCGCACGCCACCACTGGCGCTTGATGTTCTCCTTGAGCTCCACGCCCAGTGGCCCGTAGTCCCAGGCGGCACGGGTACCGCCGTAGATCTCGCTGCAGGGGTAGACGAAGCCACGGCGCTTGCTCAGGCTGACAATCGTGTCGATCTTGTCGGCGGCCACAGTGCTCTCTTCAGTACGACGTCAGTACGACGGCATGGTCAAGGCGCGGCTGGTTGCGCGCACCCGAATACCTCAGGTTACCGGGCACGCGGGTAGGGGGTTCAAATCGGTATTCACCGAGAATCCTGTCCTTCGATCGGCCAAGCAGGTGAGTTGACAATCATTTCCACCTAAGTTGAGAATGGTTGTCATGATGCTGCGACGCCTTCCCACCTCCATAGCCCTGACCGCCACTGCCGTCGTCGGCGCCCTCGTCCTGTCCGCCTGCGGCGGTACGAGCAGTGCCAAGACCAGTGACGGGAAGCTGAGCGTGGTGGCGTCCTTCTACCCGATGGAGTTCCTCGCCTCGCAGATCGGCGGCGACCACGTGAAGGTCACCGACCTGACCGCCGCCGGTGTCGAGCCGCACGACCTCGAACTCACCGCCAAGCAGGTCGCCTCCGTCCAGCAGGCGGGCCTGGTGGTCTACCTGAAGGGCCTGCAGCCCACCGTCGACCAGGCGGTCGGCCAGTCCGACTCCAAGCACGTCGTCGACGCCACCGCCGCCTCCCCCCTGGTCGACCACCACATCGACGAGGGCACAGAGGCGGCGAAGAGCGGCGAAGGTGCCAAGGGCCCGGCCGGCGACCCGCACATCTGGCTCGACCCCACCCGCTACGCGGCGGTCGCCAAGAGCGTCGGCGCCGAGCTGGCCAAGGCCGACCCGGACCACGCCGCGGACTACCAGAAGAACACCGACGAGCTGGTCACCAAGCTGACGGCCCTGGACACGGACTTCCAGGCCGGGGTGAAGACCACCAAGTCCAAGACCTTCGTCACCAGCCACGCCGCCTTCGGCTACCTCGCCGACCACTACGGCCTGAACCAGATCGCGATCAACGGCGTGGACCCGGAGGCCGAGCCCACCCCGGCCCGCCTCGCCGAGATCCAGAAGGCCGCCAAGGACAACGGCGTGACCACCATCTTCTTCGAGACCCTGGTCAGCCCCAAGCTGGCCGACACCGTCGCCAAGGACCTCGGCCTGAAGACCGCGGTGCTCGACCCGATCGAGGGCGTCCAGGCCTCCTCCCACGACGACTACTTCTCGATCATGAAGCGCAATCTCACCAACCTGCAGGCCGCGCTCGGCGCCACCAGCTGACGGGACACCCCACACCCATGAGCTCTGTCATACCCACGACTGCGACAGCAGCGACGACGGACTCCGACCAGGCGCGGCACCCCCTCTCGGTGGGTGCCGCGCCCGCGGCCGTCTGTCTCTGCGACGCCGTCGCCTCCCTCGGCGGCCGCCCCGTCCTGCGCGGCATCGACCTCAAGGTGCAGCGCGGCGAGGTGGTCGCCCTGCTCGGGGCCAACGGCTCCGGCAAGTCCACCACCGTCAAGACCGTGATCGGCTCCGTCCCGCTGGACCGCGGCGGCCTGGAGCTGTTCGGCACCCCGTACGCCAAGTTCAAGGACTGGCACCGGATCGGGTACGTGCCGCAGCGCACCACCGCCGCCAGCGGCGTACCGGCGACGGTCCGCGAGGTGGTCTCCACCGGGCGGCTCCCGCAGCACCGGCTGCTGCCGTTCCGCCGCAAGGACCGGGACGCCGTGGACCGCGCGCTGGCGGCCGTCGGCATGCTGGACCGGGCGGACGACGGCGTCGCCGACCTCTCCGGCGGGCAGCACCAGCGCGTACTGATCGCCCGCGCGCTGGTCGGTGCACCGGACCTCCTGATCATGGACGAGCCGATGGCGGGCGTGGACGTGGCCAGCCAGCAGGTGCTCGCCGACACCCTGCGCCGCGAGGTCGAGCGCGGCGCGGCCGTCCTGCTCGTGCTGCACGAACTCGGCCCGCTGGAGCCGCTGATCGACCGGGCCGTGGTGCTGCGCGACGGCTGCGTGGCCCACGACGGGCCGCCACTCCCCAACACCGGGCAGCACGCCCTGCCCGGCCATGACCACGTCCACCCGCACGCGGACGACCACCACACCACCACCCCTGGACTGCTGGCATGACCGAGATGCTCAGTTACGACTTCATGCAGCGGGCGCTGCTCGCCGCCGTACTGGTCGGCATCACCGCGCCCGCCGTCGGCATCTACCTGGTGCAGCGACGCCAGGCCCTGATGGGCGACGGCATCGGGCACGTCGCGCTGACCGGTGTGGGCCTCGGCTTCATCTTCCAGACCAGTCCGGTCTGGATGGCCGTACTGGTCTGCGTGCTCGGCGCCATCGTCATGGAGTTGGTCCGCTCGCGCGGCAACAACCGGGGCGACATCGCCCTGGCGATGCTCTTCTACGGCGGTATGGCCTGCGGAAAGCTGCTGGTCAGCATGAGCGCCCAGGCCGGCAGCGGCAGCCTGGAGAGCTACCTCTGGGGATCCATCCTCACCGTCTCCGCCACTGGCCTGGCCACCATCGCGGTACTCGCCGCCGTCGTCATCGCCGTCACCATCGGCCTGCGCCGCCAGCTCTTCGCGATCTGCCAGGACGAGGAGTTCGCCCGGGTCACCGGCATCCCGGTCCGTCTGCTCAACCTGCTGCTCGCCGTGATGGCGGCCGTCACCGTGACGGTGGCCATGCGGGTGGTCGGCCTGCTGCTGGTCAGCGCGCTGATGGTGGTCCCGGTCGCCGCCGCCCAGCAGCTCACCCGGTCCTTCGCCGCGACCCAGGCGGCCGCCATCGCGCTCGGGATCACCGTCGCCGTGGCCGGGGTGAGCGGCTCGTACCAGGCCGACGTGCCATCAGGCCCGGCGATCGTGCTGCTCGCCATCGCGGTCTTCGCCCTGTTCAGCGCGATCGCCGCACCACTGGCCAGGCGGCGGCACCGCACCGCGGCCGACACCGGGCCCGAGGTGTGCGAGGTCGCCCTGCCCGGCCAGAACACAGGCCAGAACACAGGGCAGAACGCAGGCCAGAACACAGGCCTGAGCGCAGGGCCGACCGGAGGCCGGAGCGCAGGCCGGGAGAGCGACACGGCGGCAAGTCAGGGGCTGGCACAATGAGGTGCGAGACACCCCCACCCCCAGGAGGACCCACGGTGACCACCGCAGGCCCGTCGCCGCGCGCCCGATCCACTCGGCAGCGAGCCGCCGTCTCGGCGGCCCTGGACGAGATCGAGGACTTCCGCAGCGCGCAGGAACTGCACGACATGCTCAAGCACCGGGGCGACTCGGTCGGGCTGACCACCGTCTACCGCACCCTGCAGTCGCTCGCCGACGCGGGCGAGGTGGACGTGCTGCGCACCGCCGACGGTGAGGCCGTCTACCGTCGCTGCAGCAGCGGGCACCACCACCACCTGGTCTGCCGTCACTGCGGGAGCACCGTCGAGGTGGAGGGTCCGGCGGTCGAGCGCTGGGCCAACGCGGTCGCCGCCGAGCACGGCTTCAGTGACATCGCCCACACCCTGGAGATCTTCGGGACCTGCGCGGAGTGCGCGGCCAAGCAGGGCTGAGCAGAGCTGAGCAGGACTGAGCAGGGCTGGACGGCAGGTGCGCGAGAAGGGCCCGGGAGAGATCCCGGGCCCTTCTTCGCGCAAGGAAGCGGGTCAGCGCTGGTTCGGCACCTCGGCCGTGACCTCGTTGGGGATGGCGCCGCCGAAACGGCGGTCCCGCATCGCGAACTGCTCGCAGGCCCTCCAGAGGTCCCGGCGGTCGAAGTCCGGCCAGAGCACGTCCTGGAACACGAACTCGGCGTAAGCACTCTGCCAGAGCAGGAAGTTGGAGGTGCGCTGCTCGCCACTGGGGCGCAGGAACAGGTCCACGTCCGGCATGTCGGGGTGGTACAGGTACTTGGCGATGGTCTTCTCGGAGACCTTCTTCGGGTCCAGCTTCCCCGACGCGACGTCGGCCGCGATGGCCGCCGCGGCGTCCGCGATCTCGGCCCGGCCACCGTAGTTGACGCACATGTAGAGGGTGACGGCGTCATTGGCCTTGGTCTGCTCCTCGGCGACCTGGAGCTCCTGGACGACGCTCTTCCACAGCTTCGGCATCCGGCCGGCCCAGCGGATCCGGACGCCCATCGCGTCCATCTCGTCGCGGCGGCGGCGGATGACGTCCCGGTTGAAGTTCATCAGGAACTTCACCTCGTCCGGCGAGCGCTTCCAGTTCTCGGTGGAGAAGGCGTACAGCGAGATGTTCTTCACGCCGAGCTCGATGGCGCCCTTGAGGACGTCGAGGACGACCGACTCGCCGATCTTGTGGCCCTCGGTGCGGGGCAGCCCGCGCTCCTTGGCCCAGCGGCCGTTGCCGTCCATCACGATCGCGACGTGGTTGGGGACGAGCTCGCCGGGGAGCTTCGGCGGCTTGGCACCGCTCGGGTGCGGGGTCGGGGGAACGTACTCCCTCTGCTTGCTGCCGAAGAGCCGTCGCGCTGCCATGCTCACTTCTCCACGTATCTCATCGAGCGGATTCCCCGCTCCAGGTGCCACTGCAGATAGGCGGCCACCAGCCCGCTGCCCTCCCGCCAGTACCGGGGCTCGCAGTTGTCCGCCGTCTGCCAGTCCCCTGACAGCAGCGCGCCGAGCAGTACCAGTGTCTCAGGGGAGGGTACGGCACTGCCAGGTACCCGGCAGTCCGAGCAGAGCACCCCGCCCGCCTGGAGCGAGAAGAAGCGGTTCGGGCCCTCGAGACCGCATTTGGCGCAGTCGGTGAAGCTCGCGCCGTACCCGTTGACCGCGAGCGAGCGGAGCAGGAAGGCGTCCAGCACCAGGTGCGACTCGTGCAGCCCGGCGGCCAGCGTCCGCAGTCCGCCGACCAGCAGCAGGTACTGCTGGACGGCCGGTTCGCCCTCG encodes:
- a CDS encoding MFS transporter is translated as MTQQLALPKTTPLARPATSTPGTAGPVTAGPVTADPVTASPGTAGLGPAGLGPAGLVTVLLGAFLPMLDFFIVNVALPTIDHDLAAGPAVLELVAAGYGIAFAVLLVLGGRLGDTFGRRRLFIAGAAAFALTSLACGIAPTAWTLVAARAAQGASAALLLPQVLATITAASSGAQRARALSIYGAVGGISVVIGQVLGGMLVSADLFGTGWRAVFLLNVPFALVTAVLAVRYVPESRAPQAARVDLPGTVLLTAALLALFVPLMEGRAAGWPLWSWLLLSAFPFLAAAFLLVERRTERSGGTPLVPLSLLRIPEMRRGLGVAVPYFTGFGGFMFVVAVMLQQGLQLGPVAAGWALVPMAVGYFFASLSGPRLIGRFGSRVITAGAVVQGLGLATLITTVLTDWAHFSSLRMLPGVALAGIGQGLIGTPLFRVVLSKIPLDRAGVGSGVLATTQQSSLALGVATLGTLFLALSPSLGIAHTLALVLGVQLTGSVVIFCLSTRLPRSVG
- a CDS encoding NADAR family protein — protein: MTTTQPLTPADTRTREELSALVAAGAQPKYLLFWGHRPERDGRVGPGSLSQWWPSEFTIDGVTYSTAEHWMMAGKARLFGDAEVLPRILKARTPAEAKKLGRLVQGFDEQRWSAARFELVVEGNVAKFGQDEALREYLLGTRQRVLVEASPMDRLWGIGLAADNDRATKPQEWRGLNLLGFALMEARARLAG
- a CDS encoding glycine--tRNA ligase: MAADKIDTIVSLSKRRGFVYPCSEIYGGTRAAWDYGPLGVELKENIKRQWWRAMVTAREDVVGIDSSVILAREVWEASGHVATFNDPLTECLSCHKRFRADHLEEAYEAKHGKLPANGLADINCPNCGNKGAFTEPKEFSGMLKTHLGVTEDAGGLAYLRPETAQGIFTNFKAVQTTSRKKPPFGIAQVGKSFRNEITPGNFIFRTREFEQMEMEFFVKPGDDETWHEYWLQQRWDWYVGLGLRTENMRFFEHPKEKLSHYAKRTVDIEYRFNFGGTEFSELEGIANRTDYDLTVHSEHSGQDLKYFDQESGERYFPFVIEPAAGLNRAMLAFLIDAYFEDEAPNAKGVMEKRVGMRLDPRLAPVKVAVLPLSRNADLSPKARGLAADLRTAWNVEFDDAGAIGKRYRRQDEIGTPFCVTVDFDTLEDNAVTIRERDTMAQERVSLDQVKSYLAARLIGC
- a CDS encoding metal ABC transporter substrate-binding protein yields the protein MMLRRLPTSIALTATAVVGALVLSACGGTSSAKTSDGKLSVVASFYPMEFLASQIGGDHVKVTDLTAAGVEPHDLELTAKQVASVQQAGLVVYLKGLQPTVDQAVGQSDSKHVVDATAASPLVDHHIDEGTEAAKSGEGAKGPAGDPHIWLDPTRYAAVAKSVGAELAKADPDHAADYQKNTDELVTKLTALDTDFQAGVKTTKSKTFVTSHAAFGYLADHYGLNQIAINGVDPEAEPTPARLAEIQKAAKDNGVTTIFFETLVSPKLADTVAKDLGLKTAVLDPIEGVQASSHDDYFSIMKRNLTNLQAALGATS
- a CDS encoding metal ABC transporter ATP-binding protein, which translates into the protein MSSVIPTTATAATTDSDQARHPLSVGAAPAAVCLCDAVASLGGRPVLRGIDLKVQRGEVVALLGANGSGKSTTVKTVIGSVPLDRGGLELFGTPYAKFKDWHRIGYVPQRTTAASGVPATVREVVSTGRLPQHRLLPFRRKDRDAVDRALAAVGMLDRADDGVADLSGGQHQRVLIARALVGAPDLLIMDEPMAGVDVASQQVLADTLRREVERGAAVLLVLHELGPLEPLIDRAVVLRDGCVAHDGPPLPNTGQHALPGHDHVHPHADDHHTTTPGLLA
- a CDS encoding metal ABC transporter permease, with product MTEMLSYDFMQRALLAAVLVGITAPAVGIYLVQRRQALMGDGIGHVALTGVGLGFIFQTSPVWMAVLVCVLGAIVMELVRSRGNNRGDIALAMLFYGGMACGKLLVSMSAQAGSGSLESYLWGSILTVSATGLATIAVLAAVVIAVTIGLRRQLFAICQDEEFARVTGIPVRLLNLLLAVMAAVTVTVAMRVVGLLLVSALMVVPVAAAQQLTRSFAATQAAAIALGITVAVAGVSGSYQADVPSGPAIVLLAIAVFALFSAIAAPLARRRHRTAADTGPEVCEVALPGQNTGQNTGQNAGQNTGLSAGPTGGRSAGRESDTAASQGLAQ
- a CDS encoding Fur family transcriptional regulator, with the protein product MTTAGPSPRARSTRQRAAVSAALDEIEDFRSAQELHDMLKHRGDSVGLTTVYRTLQSLADAGEVDVLRTADGEAVYRRCSSGHHHHLVCRHCGSTVEVEGPAVERWANAVAAEHGFSDIAHTLEIFGTCAECAAKQG
- a CDS encoding isoprenyl transferase — protein: MAARRLFGSKQREYVPPTPHPSGAKPPKLPGELVPNHVAIVMDGNGRWAKERGLPRTEGHKIGESVVLDVLKGAIELGVKNISLYAFSTENWKRSPDEVKFLMNFNRDVIRRRRDEMDAMGVRIRWAGRMPKLWKSVVQELQVAEEQTKANDAVTLYMCVNYGGRAEIADAAAAIAADVASGKLDPKKVSEKTIAKYLYHPDMPDVDLFLRPSGEQRTSNFLLWQSAYAEFVFQDVLWPDFDRRDLWRACEQFAMRDRRFGGAIPNEVTAEVPNQR
- the recO gene encoding DNA repair protein RecO, with amino-acid sequence MSLFRDDGVVLRTQKLGEADRIITLLTRQHGKVRAVARGVRKTKSKFGARLEPFSHVDVQFYSRGSDLVGRTLPLCTQVETIAPYGGTIVTDYGRYTAGTAMLETAERFAENEGEPAVQQYLLLVGGLRTLAAGLHESHLVLDAFLLRSLAVNGYGASFTDCAKCGLEGPNRFFSLQAGGVLCSDCRVPGSAVPSPETLVLLGALLSGDWQTADNCEPRYWREGSGLVAAYLQWHLERGIRSMRYVEK